A genomic window from Arthrobacter sp. FW305-BF8 includes:
- a CDS encoding MFS transporter: MSSATLSAEPRRFPLAAMLVLATITFTAITTELMPSGLLPQISDGLNVSEPVAGYLAAAYAAVIVVTVIPAARLLARIPRKTLLISLVLTFALSNVLVGLAPNFTAAMGARLVGGLAHGLLWTTVAPFVSRVVPADKVGKALAIVFSGNSLGMAIGAPVGTALGALLGWRASFLFLAGFSMLLTGLAVWLLPQVRRVPDAVRPSMRKAIAQPGVKSVAIAWPLLVLAHFALFTYIAPFIREAGLPDYATSLSLTVLGASGLIGIWIAGITVDSRPRRSLLITTAAIAAAMLLLPLGGGTIPGAMVLMTVWGAGLGAIGIYNQAAILRAGREDRDAANGLTVLTIQLGITIGALYGSAALVLAGPLMVPVAAALPVAVALAITLAGKRHAYPAGRKERGWEKQELKEPVSQH; encoded by the coding sequence ATGTCTTCCGCGACTCTCTCGGCGGAACCTCGACGGTTCCCGCTTGCCGCGATGCTGGTTCTGGCCACAATCACGTTCACGGCCATCACCACCGAACTCATGCCGTCTGGCCTGCTGCCTCAGATCAGCGACGGCTTGAACGTCTCCGAGCCAGTTGCCGGCTACCTCGCTGCAGCCTACGCCGCCGTCATCGTGGTCACCGTGATTCCGGCTGCCCGGCTGCTGGCCAGGATTCCGCGGAAGACCCTGCTCATCTCACTCGTCCTCACCTTCGCGCTCAGCAACGTCCTCGTCGGGCTCGCACCCAACTTCACTGCGGCTATGGGCGCGCGGCTTGTCGGAGGCCTGGCGCACGGCCTGCTCTGGACCACCGTGGCGCCGTTCGTTTCGCGGGTGGTCCCGGCCGACAAGGTGGGCAAGGCCCTGGCCATCGTCTTCAGCGGCAACAGCCTGGGCATGGCCATCGGCGCCCCCGTGGGCACCGCGCTCGGTGCGCTCCTTGGCTGGCGCGCCTCCTTCCTCTTCCTGGCCGGCTTTAGCATGCTCCTCACCGGTCTGGCCGTCTGGCTGCTTCCGCAGGTCCGCCGGGTCCCCGACGCCGTCCGCCCTTCAATGCGCAAGGCCATCGCACAGCCCGGCGTGAAGTCCGTGGCCATCGCCTGGCCCCTGCTGGTCCTCGCCCACTTCGCGCTCTTCACGTACATCGCGCCGTTCATCCGCGAAGCCGGCCTGCCCGACTACGCCACCAGCCTCTCCCTCACCGTCCTGGGCGCCTCCGGCCTCATCGGCATCTGGATCGCGGGCATCACCGTGGACTCCCGGCCCCGCCGTTCGCTGCTGATCACGACGGCGGCCATCGCCGCCGCGATGCTCCTCCTCCCGCTCGGCGGCGGAACGATTCCGGGCGCCATGGTCCTCATGACGGTATGGGGCGCCGGCCTCGGCGCGATCGGCATCTACAACCAGGCAGCCATCCTCCGCGCCGGGCGCGAGGACCGGGACGCGGCTAACGGCCTCACCGTCCTGACCATCCAGCTCGGCATCACCATCGGCGCGCTCTACGGCTCCGCCGCCCTGGTCCTCGCCGGCCCGCTCATGGTTCCGGTCGCCGCTGCCCTGCCGGTCGCCGTCGCCCTTGCCATCACGCTGGCCGGCAAACGACATGCCTATCCCGCGGGCCGGAAAGAGCGCGGCTGGGAAAAGCAGGAACTCAAGGAGCCGGTGTCCCAGCACTAA
- a CDS encoding MFS transporter, protein MTERHLQQRRLRVSDVNVVNHRTLRKALGGTIVGNTMEWYDVGVFGYLITTMGPVFLPEADRAVQNLFLLGTFGATFIARPLGGIFFGWLGDKIGRQKVLAMTLMMMAAATFAVGLLPGYAVLGIWAAVLLVVTKLVQGFSTGGEYSGATTFVCEHSPDHRRGFFVSFLDMGSYLGFALGAALVSALQLILGQGQMEAWGWRIPFLIAGPLGIVAIYFRMKIEESPAFKATQEAEAVAAQHHETDDELRPVGPVGIFKDHWRRIVLAMILVAAGNTVGYALTSYMPTYLTTNKGYDEIHGTLLTVPVLVVMSLCIPLTGRLSDRIGRRPVLWIGAISTVVFSLPAFLLISIGTVPATLAGLALVAFPVAFFVAILASALPALFPTAHRYSAMGIAYNFAVAIFGGTAPFIIAALIQATGNDLMPAFYLMATSAIAAVAIYFLPESAQRHLPGSMPSVDSDDAARELVATQDRNPLLEMDTLPFDSSYEAARAAHTGGPERPTVM, encoded by the coding sequence ATGACAGAGCGCCATCTGCAGCAGCGACGATTGCGTGTTTCCGACGTCAACGTCGTCAACCACCGCACGCTGAGGAAAGCGCTCGGCGGGACCATCGTGGGCAACACCATGGAGTGGTACGACGTCGGCGTCTTCGGCTACCTGATCACCACGATGGGTCCGGTGTTCCTGCCCGAGGCGGACAGGGCCGTGCAGAACCTGTTCCTGCTGGGAACCTTCGGCGCCACGTTCATCGCCCGTCCGTTGGGCGGCATCTTCTTCGGCTGGCTGGGCGACAAGATCGGCCGGCAGAAGGTCCTGGCAATGACCCTGATGATGATGGCCGCGGCGACGTTCGCCGTCGGCCTGCTTCCCGGGTATGCGGTGCTGGGCATCTGGGCCGCCGTGCTGCTGGTGGTCACCAAGCTGGTCCAGGGCTTTTCCACCGGCGGCGAGTACTCGGGGGCCACCACCTTCGTATGCGAGCACTCACCGGACCACCGCCGTGGCTTCTTTGTCAGCTTCCTGGACATGGGCAGCTACCTCGGCTTCGCCCTGGGCGCCGCACTGGTGTCAGCGCTCCAGCTGATCCTCGGCCAGGGGCAGATGGAGGCGTGGGGCTGGCGCATCCCGTTCCTGATCGCAGGCCCGCTGGGCATCGTGGCCATCTACTTCCGCATGAAGATCGAGGAGTCGCCCGCCTTCAAGGCCACGCAGGAGGCCGAAGCCGTGGCCGCCCAGCATCACGAGACCGACGACGAGCTCCGCCCCGTCGGCCCGGTGGGGATCTTCAAGGACCACTGGCGCCGCATCGTGCTGGCCATGATCCTGGTGGCCGCCGGCAACACCGTGGGCTACGCCCTCACGTCCTACATGCCCACGTACCTGACCACCAACAAGGGCTACGACGAGATCCACGGGACGCTGCTGACCGTGCCGGTGCTGGTGGTCATGTCCCTGTGCATCCCGCTGACGGGCCGCCTCTCAGACAGGATCGGGCGGCGGCCGGTGCTCTGGATCGGGGCCATCAGCACGGTGGTGTTTTCACTTCCCGCGTTTCTTCTGATCTCGATCGGAACCGTGCCGGCCACGCTCGCCGGGCTGGCCCTGGTCGCGTTTCCCGTGGCGTTTTTCGTGGCCATTCTCGCATCGGCGCTGCCTGCGCTGTTTCCCACGGCCCACCGCTACTCTGCCATGGGCATCGCCTACAACTTTGCCGTGGCGATCTTCGGCGGCACCGCCCCGTTCATCATCGCCGCGCTCATTCAGGCGACAGGCAACGACCTGATGCCGGCGTTTTACCTCATGGCGACGTCGGCCATCGCGGCGGTCGCCATCTACTTCCTGCCGGAATCCGCACAGCGGCACCTGCCCGGGTCCATGCCCAGCGTGGATTCGGACGACGCCGCCCGCGAGCTGGTGGCGACCCAGGACAGGAACCCGCTGCTTGAGATGGACACCCTGCCGTTCGACAGCAGCTACGAGGCTGCACGGGCGGCGCATACGGGAGGCCCCGAGAGGCCGACGGTGATGTGA
- the istA gene encoding IS21 family transposase, whose amino-acid sequence MKDALETVKILAAYDLTKSLRGAAELSGCSHHTVDRLVQARDAGRAPGGVTDRPRVTDEWLPKIEEWVEKSKGRIRADVIHDKLAAMGYRGSDRSTRRAVSQVKEAYRRGNKRVHRPWITEPGAWLQYDFGDGPVIDGVKTVLFVAWLAWSRFRIVIPLRDRTAPSVFSALDRSFRLLGGAPTYVLTDNEKTVTTMHVAGVPVRNQQTLAFARHYSVEVLTCQPADPASKGGVESSVKIAKADLVPKDTNLRDEYASFAALETACTAFMDQINTREHRTTRRRPVDMLAEEAASLHRVPDTAHTLAYGVGRRVPENTPMVSVENAQYSVPAHLLGAEVFARFHGTGPDAQVVIVHVGAGGPVEVARHRLARPGSPAILDAHFPDHQQKVPGDYKPVPRSTAEAEFLGIGAGARTWLLEAAAAGAQRINVKMAEAVALAKIAGTAEVDKALGVAAIHHRFAHGDLASLLNAGGNHTGLRTAAEDKSLTQGTAGWAGLGTTGAGEGAR is encoded by the coding sequence ATGAAGGATGCCCTAGAAACCGTGAAAATTCTTGCTGCCTATGATCTGACCAAGTCGCTGCGCGGTGCAGCGGAGCTGTCGGGTTGTTCCCACCACACTGTTGACCGGCTGGTCCAGGCCCGTGATGCCGGGCGTGCACCGGGCGGTGTGACGGACCGGCCCCGGGTCACCGACGAGTGGCTTCCAAAGATCGAGGAATGGGTCGAAAAGTCCAAGGGCCGGATCCGCGCCGATGTCATCCATGACAAGCTCGCCGCGATGGGCTACCGAGGTTCGGACCGCTCCACCCGCCGCGCCGTTTCCCAGGTCAAAGAGGCCTACCGGCGCGGGAACAAAAGGGTCCACCGTCCCTGGATCACCGAGCCAGGCGCCTGGCTTCAGTACGATTTCGGCGACGGGCCCGTCATCGACGGGGTCAAGACCGTACTGTTCGTCGCCTGGCTGGCCTGGTCCCGGTTCCGCATCGTGATCCCGCTGCGTGACCGGACGGCGCCGAGCGTGTTCTCCGCCCTGGACCGGTCATTCCGGCTGCTCGGCGGCGCGCCAACGTATGTGCTGACCGATAACGAGAAGACCGTCACCACCATGCATGTGGCCGGCGTGCCGGTCCGTAACCAGCAGACGCTGGCGTTCGCCAGGCACTACTCCGTCGAGGTGCTCACCTGCCAGCCGGCGGACCCGGCATCCAAGGGCGGGGTCGAATCGTCTGTGAAGATCGCCAAGGCAGACCTGGTGCCCAAGGACACCAACCTGCGAGACGAATACGCCTCGTTCGCCGCGCTCGAGACGGCCTGCACCGCGTTCATGGACCAGATCAACACGCGCGAGCACCGGACCACCCGCCGCCGCCCGGTCGACATGCTCGCCGAGGAGGCCGCGTCCCTGCACCGCGTCCCGGACACAGCGCATACCCTCGCCTACGGGGTCGGGCGCCGGGTGCCGGAAAACACGCCGATGGTCTCGGTCGAAAACGCCCAATACTCCGTGCCTGCCCATCTGCTCGGCGCCGAGGTGTTCGCCCGCTTCCACGGGACCGGCCCGGATGCTCAGGTCGTGATCGTGCATGTTGGTGCCGGCGGGCCGGTCGAGGTCGCCCGGCACCGACTTGCCCGGCCCGGGTCCCCGGCGATCCTGGACGCACATTTCCCGGACCATCAGCAGAAGGTGCCCGGCGACTACAAACCCGTGCCGCGGTCCACGGCGGAAGCAGAATTCCTGGGCATTGGCGCCGGCGCGAGGACCTGGCTGCTGGAGGCCGCCGCGGCCGGAGCGCAGCGGATCAACGTGAAGATGGCCGAGGCTGTCGCGCTGGCCAAGATCGCGGGGACTGCCGAGGTCGATAAGGCCCTGGGCGTTGCCGCGATCCACCACCGCTTCGCGCACGGCGACCTCGCGTCGCTGTTGAACGCGGGCGGAAACCACACCGGGCTGCGCACCGCCGCGGAGGACAAGTCCCTCACCCAGGGCACCGCCGGGTGGGCCGGCCTCGGCACCACCGGCGCCGGGGAGGGCGCCCGATGA
- a CDS encoding UvrD-helicase domain-containing protein produces MNRALHNVAMITASAGTGKTYSLMGEIAREINNGTKPSQILATTFTKKAAAELIDRVQAELFGNERPDAARQMSVSMVGTVNSVCGRLLQEYAVDAGLSPALQVIAEDEQLRIFQLATDAVFAKFTPLIQPLAKRLGYDGESDVRGSDPDWRTIVRDIADAARGNRIDPTALRQSASLSLQGLQQVLGPAGLDERATWSNQLLQGLMSLRGLVSDKLDQGKVPPKNLLASVSLLEPVLAQGSAEDLPWRFWIEAAGVANADAKRQLESYISSVDVDLISNPVFQTELREFTELVFACAASCLDRFAEFKQQYGLIDFVDQETLVLDLLENNPQFQVSIAGRIKFMVVDEFQDTSPLQLQLFTKFAELVDRVVWVGDSKQAIYEFRGTDPELMKAVAAHVDKEKKKQLHDSWRSKEAVIDLSNEISLAMFPELSEKEVRLTIPEARRDPSHPKNALGGAREVWTLTAKTVPEQRRAVAAGVMDLIQRRGFQGSDVAVLARSNDAVASIAAELASLGIKATTNTSSLFAAREIQLVRAGMAFVASDDDTVALAELVHLHPDHPQFGRWVPALFDAEEPKEELRRWASDPLVSGLVDLRDLARVCTPTEIMEEVTSRLGVARLIKSWSNPGTRLKNLDALRSLLEQYYESCAALSKPATLGGSLKFLSDAASTGSENFGDDVVNVLTYHKAKGLEWPAVVLASLDTDVTAKPWGVAVEGVDDIDVGNPLAGRWIRFWPWPFGGKGFKPLSAVADSSTVAQRVLARRQADSARVLYVGLTRSVGVTCLAAAKPAPASFNTLGTGSIVEWTTGAGNVGTLVVQGRDGEHTLSVDAFTYEPAGEPTDTGTTAQEEFEDSLVVGSPVPHKSARVTASSLASFGFAAEVAEAAALGPQLISHGGANWDKVGSAIHGYLALPLAEMDASVRLSGARRLLDRWGVASAVEPSVVVDAGERMLAFFDQHYPGAIFTTEQSVAWRNADNQLMEGWIDLLLETPAGYVLVDHKSYPGTDPIGHIKDKYIGQMRGYAEAIESITGRPVVETLIHMPALGKIFRIT; encoded by the coding sequence ATGAACCGCGCCCTGCACAATGTCGCGATGATCACGGCCAGCGCCGGCACCGGCAAGACCTATAGCCTGATGGGCGAAATCGCCCGCGAAATCAACAACGGCACGAAGCCCAGCCAGATCCTGGCCACAACCTTCACCAAGAAGGCCGCCGCCGAACTGATCGACCGTGTCCAAGCCGAGCTCTTCGGCAATGAGCGCCCCGACGCTGCCCGCCAGATGTCCGTCAGCATGGTGGGCACCGTCAACAGCGTGTGCGGCCGACTGCTTCAGGAATACGCGGTCGACGCCGGGCTGTCGCCGGCCCTCCAGGTCATCGCCGAAGACGAACAGCTCCGGATCTTCCAGCTCGCCACGGACGCCGTGTTCGCAAAGTTCACTCCCCTAATCCAGCCGCTGGCGAAGCGCCTAGGCTACGACGGCGAGTCGGACGTCCGCGGCAGCGACCCTGACTGGCGTACGATCGTGCGCGACATCGCCGACGCTGCCCGCGGAAACAGGATCGACCCCACGGCACTGAGACAATCCGCTTCACTGTCCCTGCAGGGGCTGCAGCAGGTCCTCGGTCCGGCGGGCCTCGACGAACGCGCCACCTGGTCCAACCAACTGCTCCAAGGACTCATGTCGCTGCGCGGGCTGGTCTCGGACAAACTGGATCAAGGGAAGGTTCCGCCCAAAAACCTTTTGGCCTCGGTCTCCCTGCTGGAGCCCGTCCTGGCCCAGGGGTCCGCCGAGGACCTCCCGTGGCGTTTCTGGATCGAGGCCGCCGGGGTGGCCAATGCAGACGCGAAACGGCAGCTTGAGAGCTACATTTCATCGGTCGACGTCGATCTGATCTCCAACCCGGTTTTCCAGACCGAGCTGCGGGAATTCACGGAACTGGTGTTTGCCTGCGCCGCTTCCTGCCTGGACCGGTTCGCAGAATTCAAGCAGCAGTACGGGCTCATCGACTTTGTCGACCAGGAAACGCTTGTGCTGGACCTGCTGGAAAACAACCCGCAGTTTCAGGTCTCCATTGCCGGACGCATCAAGTTCATGGTGGTAGACGAGTTCCAGGACACGAGCCCGCTGCAGCTCCAGCTGTTCACCAAGTTCGCCGAGCTCGTGGACCGGGTGGTCTGGGTAGGCGACTCGAAGCAGGCCATCTACGAATTCAGAGGCACTGACCCGGAGCTGATGAAGGCTGTCGCCGCACATGTCGATAAGGAGAAAAAGAAACAGCTTCACGATTCCTGGCGGTCCAAGGAAGCTGTCATCGACCTCTCCAACGAGATCAGCCTCGCCATGTTCCCGGAGCTGAGCGAAAAAGAAGTTCGGCTGACGATCCCGGAAGCCCGTAGAGATCCGTCCCACCCCAAGAACGCACTTGGCGGTGCCCGGGAGGTGTGGACCTTGACTGCGAAAACGGTACCGGAGCAGCGTCGCGCCGTCGCCGCCGGCGTCATGGATCTAATCCAGCGGCGCGGATTCCAAGGGTCCGACGTCGCGGTTCTCGCCAGGTCAAACGACGCCGTGGCGTCTATCGCCGCCGAACTCGCGTCGCTCGGCATCAAGGCGACGACGAACACGTCCTCGTTGTTCGCCGCACGGGAGATCCAACTGGTCCGCGCAGGAATGGCCTTCGTAGCGTCCGATGACGACACCGTGGCCCTGGCGGAGCTGGTGCATCTACATCCTGATCATCCCCAATTCGGCCGCTGGGTCCCCGCCCTGTTCGACGCCGAGGAGCCGAAAGAAGAGCTCCGGCGCTGGGCCAGCGACCCTCTGGTATCCGGGTTGGTCGATCTCCGCGACTTAGCCAGAGTGTGCACGCCCACCGAGATCATGGAAGAGGTGACATCGCGGCTGGGGGTTGCCCGGCTGATCAAATCGTGGAGCAACCCGGGGACCCGGCTCAAGAATCTGGACGCACTGCGTTCCCTGCTGGAGCAGTACTACGAATCGTGTGCCGCGCTCAGCAAGCCCGCGACGCTGGGCGGCTCGCTCAAGTTCCTCTCCGACGCCGCCAGCACCGGCAGCGAGAATTTCGGGGACGACGTCGTCAACGTGCTGACGTACCACAAGGCCAAGGGACTGGAATGGCCGGCCGTCGTACTGGCGAGCCTGGACACGGATGTTACTGCGAAACCGTGGGGTGTAGCTGTCGAAGGAGTCGACGACATCGACGTCGGCAACCCGCTCGCCGGGCGTTGGATCCGCTTCTGGCCGTGGCCGTTCGGCGGCAAGGGATTCAAGCCGCTGTCGGCAGTGGCAGACTCCTCCACGGTGGCGCAACGGGTCCTGGCCCGGCGCCAGGCTGACTCGGCACGCGTGCTCTACGTAGGCCTGACCCGCTCAGTCGGTGTGACCTGTCTGGCGGCCGCCAAACCAGCCCCGGCCTCGTTCAACACTCTGGGAACAGGATCGATTGTGGAGTGGACAACGGGCGCTGGCAACGTGGGAACCCTGGTCGTCCAGGGGCGCGACGGCGAACACACGCTCTCCGTGGATGCGTTCACTTACGAGCCTGCGGGCGAACCCACAGATACGGGTACCACCGCTCAAGAAGAGTTCGAGGACAGCCTTGTGGTCGGTTCGCCGGTTCCGCACAAATCCGCCCGGGTGACTGCCAGTTCGCTGGCGAGCTTCGGCTTTGCAGCAGAAGTCGCCGAGGCCGCCGCCCTTGGACCCCAGCTGATTTCACACGGCGGCGCCAACTGGGACAAGGTGGGTTCCGCGATCCATGGTTATCTCGCCCTGCCCCTGGCCGAGATGGACGCCTCCGTCCGGCTCAGTGGGGCGCGCCGGCTCCTGGACCGATGGGGCGTTGCCTCCGCCGTCGAGCCAAGCGTCGTAGTGGACGCCGGTGAACGGATGCTCGCCTTCTTCGACCAGCACTACCCTGGCGCCATCTTCACCACCGAACAGTCGGTTGCCTGGCGGAACGCCGACAACCAGCTCATGGAAGGGTGGATTGACCTCCTGCTGGAAACGCCTGCCGGGTATGTCCTGGTGGATCACAAGTCCTATCCGGGCACGGATCCTATCGGTCACATCAAGGACAAGTACATCGGCCAGATGCGCGGGTATGCCGAGGCGATTGAGTCCATCACAGGGCGGCCCGTCGTCGAAACGCTGATCCACATGCCGGCGCTTGGGAAGATTTTCCGGATCACGTAG
- a CDS encoding DUF4268 domain-containing protein: protein MKPLAQLSRIVQVQPRDVWPHEARHFTPWLLQNVDVLSELLGMELILEAAEHPVGDFSLDLKGYDEASGDIVIIENQLEFSDHTHLGQILTYAAGTDPTTIIWLTTGFRPEHRAAIDWLNERTDEKTRFFGVVIKVVRIGDSEPAPNFELVAQPNDWEKQVRRATSASSEAGGKAAIYAEFWALALEQIRTLHPTWTRGRRSTQSWANTSTGARGVVLSMAFTRAGMITQFYFEDPDATVNSQRFEAALAQRDIFEAALGRAVEWDRRDGRKAAKIVDGPADYDVTDTARWPEMIDWLIESQTRMRRALDAIGGPKIFEGTVQ from the coding sequence GTGAAACCATTGGCGCAGCTTAGTCGCATTGTTCAGGTCCAGCCGCGTGACGTGTGGCCGCACGAAGCTCGTCACTTCACACCATGGCTGCTTCAGAATGTTGACGTTCTGAGTGAACTGCTGGGGATGGAGCTCATCCTGGAAGCGGCCGAACATCCAGTCGGCGACTTCAGTCTCGATCTGAAGGGGTATGACGAAGCATCCGGCGACATCGTCATCATCGAGAACCAGTTGGAATTCTCGGACCATACCCACTTGGGACAAATCCTCACCTATGCCGCCGGAACCGACCCTACAACGATCATTTGGCTCACAACCGGATTCCGCCCGGAGCATCGAGCGGCAATCGACTGGCTGAATGAGCGGACCGATGAAAAAACTCGATTCTTCGGCGTGGTCATCAAAGTGGTTCGGATCGGTGATTCGGAGCCAGCACCGAACTTTGAGTTGGTCGCCCAGCCGAACGACTGGGAGAAGCAGGTGCGCCGTGCGACATCGGCGTCGTCTGAGGCTGGCGGCAAAGCAGCCATCTACGCAGAGTTCTGGGCGCTCGCGCTCGAGCAAATCCGTACCCTGCACCCGACATGGACCCGCGGGCGCCGGAGCACGCAAAGCTGGGCCAACACTTCCACCGGAGCACGCGGTGTGGTGCTTTCGATGGCATTTACTCGTGCAGGCATGATTACCCAGTTCTACTTCGAAGACCCAGATGCAACCGTCAACTCCCAGCGCTTTGAAGCAGCCCTGGCACAACGGGACATCTTTGAAGCCGCCCTCGGCCGCGCCGTGGAATGGGACCGGAGGGACGGTCGGAAAGCAGCCAAGATCGTCGATGGGCCTGCGGATTACGACGTCACCGACACAGCACGCTGGCCCGAAATGATCGATTGGCTGATAGAGAGCCAAACCCGAATGCGTCGGGCCCTTGATGCCATCGGCGGTCCGAAAATCTTCGAAGGGACTGTGCAATGA
- the istB gene encoding IS21-like element helper ATPase IstB: protein MSITTANSTAPALPADLEALMRQLKMPHARAIAPDVLATARAQRWEPAEVIKALLAEETKGRARSMLATRRKAAGFPTGKTFALWDEAASSIPAPTQQALRTLEWIHRKENLVVCGPSGTGKTFFLEALGQQAVEEGMRVAWFTLEDLGALIRSHRADDTVTRAVARILRADLVVVDDIGLLAVATDAAEGLYRVVDAAYEKRAVAVSSNLHPAGFDELMPKTLATATVDRLLHHAHVCQTTGDSIRLTQALAGKGVMPLN from the coding sequence ATGAGCATCACGACCGCGAACAGCACCGCACCGGCTCTGCCCGCCGACCTCGAGGCACTCATGCGGCAACTGAAAATGCCCCACGCCCGCGCCATCGCCCCGGACGTGTTGGCCACCGCCCGCGCTCAGCGCTGGGAACCGGCCGAGGTCATCAAAGCACTGCTCGCGGAGGAGACCAAGGGCCGGGCCCGGTCGATGCTCGCCACCCGCCGCAAGGCTGCAGGGTTCCCGACCGGCAAGACGTTCGCCCTCTGGGACGAAGCCGCGTCCTCGATCCCGGCACCGACCCAACAGGCCCTGCGCACCCTGGAATGGATCCACCGGAAAGAAAACCTCGTCGTCTGCGGCCCCTCCGGGACCGGAAAGACATTCTTCCTCGAAGCCCTCGGCCAGCAGGCCGTCGAAGAAGGGATGCGCGTCGCCTGGTTCACCCTTGAGGACCTCGGCGCCCTGATCCGTTCGCACCGGGCCGACGACACCGTCACCCGGGCCGTGGCTAGGATCCTGCGCGCAGATCTCGTGGTCGTGGATGACATCGGCCTCCTCGCCGTGGCCACCGACGCCGCCGAAGGCCTCTACCGGGTCGTCGACGCAGCCTATGAAAAACGGGCCGTCGCGGTCTCCTCGAACCTTCACCCCGCAGGCTTCGACGAGCTCATGCCCAAAACCCTGGCCACCGCGACTGTGGACCGGCTCCTGCACCACGCCCACGTCTGCCAAACCACCGGCGACTCCATCCGCCTCACCCAGGCCCTGGCCGGAAAGGGCGTCATGCCACTGAACTAA